From Chryseobacterium joostei, the proteins below share one genomic window:
- a CDS encoding M20/M25/M40 family metallo-hydrolase yields MKKILGTSLLLFGMAVFGQSKEDSLQFSKISLEVLNNGKGYNDLRELTKNIGHRLSGSEAYEKSVKWAEQKLRDAGADKVWLQEVMIPVWVRGKESLHIKAANGSWKNLKMLSLGNSEGTGGKDISGEIIMVKSMEEYNQLPAEKVKDKIVFFNYAFKQSFIETFKGYSDASKYRSTAASLTAKKGGKFAIVRSLSSAFDDIPHTGAMRYDESVSKIPAVAIGSTTADELETLLKNQKITAKLNSNCGMKGEKLSHSVIGEITGKKDQSVIVVGGHLDSWDVGEGAHDDGAGIVQSIEVLRTFKKLGIQNNHTIRVVCFANEENGVKGGIQYGKTVKENNEKHLFAIESDAGGFAPRGIALDMDDSKRKQIQGWSKLFLPYGVYNFEEKFSGTDLYPLHDMGIPAAELMPDSQRYFDIHHTEEDTFEKVNRRELLLGAITMTQVIYMIDKNW; encoded by the coding sequence ATGAAAAAGATACTAGGAACCTCATTATTACTTTTTGGTATGGCTGTTTTTGGCCAGTCTAAAGAAGATTCTCTACAGTTCAGTAAAATCTCCCTGGAAGTTTTAAACAATGGAAAAGGATACAATGATTTGCGAGAACTTACAAAAAATATCGGCCATCGTTTAAGCGGTTCAGAAGCCTATGAAAAATCCGTAAAATGGGCAGAGCAAAAACTTCGTGATGCAGGAGCAGACAAGGTATGGCTTCAGGAAGTCATGATCCCTGTCTGGGTAAGGGGAAAAGAATCCCTACACATCAAAGCCGCCAACGGAAGCTGGAAAAACCTTAAAATGCTGTCCTTAGGAAACTCTGAAGGAACTGGTGGCAAGGATATTTCGGGAGAAATTATCATGGTAAAATCTATGGAAGAATACAACCAACTCCCTGCCGAAAAGGTAAAGGATAAAATCGTATTCTTTAATTACGCTTTCAAACAATCATTCATTGAAACCTTTAAAGGATACAGTGATGCTTCAAAATACAGGTCAACTGCAGCTTCATTAACAGCCAAAAAAGGTGGAAAATTTGCCATTGTAAGATCGCTTTCCTCTGCATTTGATGATATTCCCCATACAGGAGCCATGCGTTATGACGAAAGTGTTTCCAAAATACCCGCTGTAGCCATTGGAAGTACCACAGCAGACGAACTTGAAACCTTATTGAAAAATCAAAAAATCACCGCAAAACTTAATTCCAACTGCGGAATGAAAGGAGAAAAGCTCTCTCACTCCGTTATTGGTGAGATCACAGGCAAAAAAGATCAAAGCGTAATTGTAGTGGGTGGACACCTTGATTCTTGGGACGTGGGTGAAGGGGCACATGATGACGGGGCAGGAATTGTTCAAAGCATTGAAGTACTAAGAACATTTAAAAAACTAGGAATACAAAACAACCATACCATCAGAGTCGTTTGCTTCGCCAATGAAGAAAATGGCGTAAAAGGAGGAATTCAATATGGAAAAACAGTAAAAGAAAACAATGAAAAGCATCTTTTTGCCATAGAATCCGATGCCGGAGGTTTTGCCCCAAGAGGAATTGCTCTTGACATGGATGATTCCAAAAGAAAACAAATCCAGGGCTGGTCAAAATTATTCCTTCCATACGGAGTCTATAATTTTGAAGAAAAATTTTCAGGAACCGACCTCTATCCACTTCATGACATGGGAATTCCTGCCGCAGAATTAATGCCGGATTCTCAACGTTATTTTGATATCCACCACACAGAAGAAGATACCTTTGAAAAAGTAAACAGAAGAGAACTTCTACTAGGAGCTATAACAATGACTCAGGTTATTTATATGATTGATAAAAACTGGTAA
- a CDS encoding M28 family peptidase — protein MKKIVNLSLITLGVTFLSGQTKEDSIQFNKISTETLNNGKGYNDLRELTKNIGHRLSGSEAYEKSVKWAELKLREAGADKVWLQEVMIPVWVRGKESLHIKTSNGSWKNLKMLSLGNSEGTDGKDVSGEIIMVKSLEEYDLLPAEKVKGKIVFFNYPFNQGHVQTFIAYREAGAYRRTAASLTAKKGGKFAIIRSLSSAFDDVPHTGNMKYEDNIAKVPAVTIGNTTADELEALLRSQKITAKLNSNCGMKGEKLSHSVIGEITGKKDQSVIVVGGHLDSWDVGEGAHDDGAGIVQSIEVIRTFKKLGIQNNHSIRAVCFANEENGTKGGKQYGKTAKESNEKHLFAIESDAGGFSPRGISLEMDDAKRNQIKSWVNLFLPYGVYNFEGKYSGSDIAPLHEMGVPTAELVPDPQRYFDIHHTAEDTFEKVNRRELLLGATVMTQLIYMIDKNW, from the coding sequence ATGAAAAAGATTGTAAACCTATCATTAATCACTTTAGGAGTAACCTTTTTATCAGGGCAAACTAAAGAAGACTCCATACAGTTCAACAAAATCTCAACAGAAACCCTAAACAATGGAAAAGGATACAATGATTTGCGAGAACTTACAAAAAATATAGGCCATCGTTTAAGCGGTTCAGAAGCCTATGAAAAATCTGTAAAATGGGCAGAGCTAAAACTTCGTGAAGCAGGAGCAGACAAAGTATGGCTTCAGGAAGTCATGATCCCTGTATGGGTAAGAGGAAAAGAATCCCTACACATCAAAACCTCCAACGGAAGCTGGAAAAACCTTAAAATGCTGTCCTTAGGAAACTCTGAAGGAACTGATGGTAAGGATGTTTCAGGAGAAATCATCATGGTCAAATCTCTGGAAGAATATGACCTGTTACCAGCAGAAAAAGTAAAAGGCAAGATTGTTTTCTTTAATTATCCCTTCAATCAAGGGCATGTGCAAACTTTTATTGCCTATCGTGAAGCAGGAGCCTATAGAAGAACGGCAGCTTCATTAACAGCAAAAAAAGGAGGTAAATTTGCCATTATTCGATCTCTGTCTTCTGCTTTTGACGACGTCCCTCATACTGGAAACATGAAGTATGAGGACAATATTGCAAAAGTTCCCGCGGTAACAATAGGAAATACAACAGCAGACGAACTTGAGGCCTTATTGAGAAGTCAAAAGATCACCGCAAAACTCAATTCCAACTGCGGAATGAAAGGTGAGAAACTCTCCCACTCCGTTATTGGCGAAATTACAGGTAAAAAAGACCAAAGCGTAATCGTAGTTGGCGGACATCTTGATTCCTGGGACGTGGGTGAAGGTGCACATGATGACGGCGCAGGAATTGTTCAGAGTATTGAAGTAATAAGAACATTCAAAAAATTAGGAATACAAAACAACCATAGCATTAGAGCCGTCTGTTTTGCAAACGAAGAAAACGGAACAAAAGGCGGAAAACAATATGGAAAAACAGCTAAAGAAAGCAATGAAAAACATCTTTTTGCCATAGAATCCGATGCCGGAGGTTTTTCTCCCAGAGGAATTTCACTGGAAATGGATGATGCTAAAAGGAATCAGATCAAAAGCTGGGTAAACTTATTTTTACCTTACGGCGTTTATAATTTTGAAGGAAAATATTCAGGTTCAGATATTGCTCCGCTTCACGAAATGGGTGTTCCAACGGCAGAGCTTGTTCCGGATCCGCAACGTTATTTTGATATTCACCACACCGCAGAAGATACTTTTGAAAAAGTAAACCGCCGGGAGTTACTGCTTGGAGCAACGGTTATGACACAACTTATTTATATGATTGATAAAAATTGGTAA
- a CDS encoding M28 family peptidase, giving the protein MKKIFIILPLFLSGFLFSQKKPHKNPAKKNTTVKFNYHDEFKNISDEILTNGTAYENLAELTKGIGPRFSATSGYAKATEWAEKKFKEIGINMIWRQEAKAPIWIRGKESLQIKTENGDWKNIRMLSFGNSEGTGGKDLMGEIILINSTSELNAMSIGQLKDKIVFVNVPMDPTIVNTSDSYLLTAKSKLISASVIAKTGAKALIIRSLTTANDDTPHAKMIYYEPDDKVKIPALSIGVRSADELEKTLKKQKVTAKINMTAESKGSTTNPNIIAEIQGKKDSKVIVLGAQLDSWDIGEGAIDDGTGVAQCIEVLRTLKALGYENNHTIRVVLYANSENGGQGREMYAAYVKKKEEKHVFALGTDAGGYSPRGFSLDMPPQRRKQIFEWKNYFLPYGIYDFDQTYAIQDISPLKKLDIPLAELVVDTQRYFDYHHSAEDTFDKVNKRELLLGAVAMTQLIFMIDKNW; this is encoded by the coding sequence ATGAAAAAAATATTCATTATACTTCCACTCTTTTTGAGTGGATTTTTATTTTCTCAGAAAAAGCCACATAAAAATCCGGCAAAAAAAAATACCACAGTCAAATTCAACTACCATGATGAATTCAAAAATATCTCTGACGAGATCTTAACTAATGGTACAGCCTATGAAAACCTTGCAGAACTTACCAAAGGAATAGGTCCACGTTTCAGTGCTACTTCGGGATACGCAAAAGCAACCGAATGGGCGGAAAAAAAGTTCAAGGAAATTGGTATTAACATGATCTGGCGGCAAGAAGCCAAAGCTCCCATCTGGATCAGAGGAAAAGAGTCTCTACAAATAAAAACAGAAAATGGAGATTGGAAAAATATCAGAATGCTATCTTTCGGAAACTCTGAAGGAACAGGAGGAAAAGATCTAATGGGGGAAATTATTTTAATTAATTCCACTTCAGAACTTAATGCCATGTCAATAGGTCAACTAAAAGACAAAATAGTTTTCGTGAATGTACCTATGGATCCTACCATTGTGAATACAAGTGATTCCTATTTACTGACAGCAAAATCAAAATTAATTTCCGCGTCCGTAATTGCGAAAACAGGTGCAAAAGCATTAATTATAAGATCATTAACAACCGCTAATGATGACACCCCTCATGCCAAAATGATTTACTACGAACCAGATGATAAAGTGAAAATACCAGCTTTATCAATAGGAGTAAGATCAGCGGATGAATTAGAAAAAACATTAAAAAAGCAAAAAGTTACGGCTAAAATCAACATGACAGCCGAATCTAAAGGCAGCACAACAAATCCAAATATTATTGCTGAAATTCAGGGTAAAAAAGATTCTAAAGTGATTGTTTTAGGTGCTCAGCTTGATTCTTGGGATATTGGCGAAGGAGCCATTGATGATGGAACAGGAGTTGCCCAGTGCATTGAAGTTTTAAGAACCTTAAAAGCCCTTGGGTATGAAAATAATCACACCATCCGGGTGGTTTTGTATGCCAATAGTGAAAACGGTGGACAAGGTCGTGAAATGTATGCTGCTTATGTGAAAAAGAAAGAAGAAAAACACGTATTCGCCTTAGGAACAGATGCTGGAGGGTACTCTCCAAGAGGATTCTCGTTGGACATGCCTCCACAAAGACGAAAACAAATTTTCGAATGGAAAAACTACTTCCTCCCTTACGGAATTTATGACTTCGATCAAACCTACGCCATACAAGATATTTCCCCGTTGAAGAAACTGGATATTCCATTGGCAGAACTGGTTGTAGATACCCAGCGTTATTTTGATTACCATCACTCTGCAGAAGATACTTTTGACAAGGTAAATAAAAGAGAACTTCTCTTGGGTGCAGTAGCCATGACACAGTTGATTTTTATGATTGATAAAAACTGGTAA
- a CDS encoding DUF1015 domain-containing protein → MPVFKPFRGIRPHRDFEDTFPTHPLDNFTQEEIAEKAQVENTYINMIKPYVVSKSKDIDRNLRKIRSTFEELLDEKKLVQDNSAYYLYEQIYPNKQIFRGLLGLASIEDFWNGKIKRHESTIPQKKEKLAHYLEKVNLQAEPVLLTYPANSKIELLMNHEEKNVPIFNHVDTIGIRHKIWRIDNRLKLQQFKEVIDQIDSFYIADGHHRIGSTAINAKRHKDKNKRHNGTELYNFVYSFIVSNQSIKIHDYNRILHDLNGISKEDFLKQLEEYFLIHEKGETSYFPSQKFHISMYLDGKFYSLHVKHDLRSKEMSLDNLDHHLLDKYIFKGILKIEDPDSSELISYVKGTSNLNGINLLKEKVDNNEGKVGFGIYPVSFNDMIKISDLKLSMPPKCTFIEPKLITALLMYDMKP, encoded by the coding sequence ATGCCTGTTTTTAAACCTTTCCGTGGAATAAGACCTCACAGAGACTTTGAGGATACTTTCCCTACCCATCCACTGGATAATTTTACCCAGGAAGAAATCGCTGAGAAAGCTCAGGTTGAAAATACCTACATCAATATGATTAAGCCATATGTTGTAAGTAAATCCAAGGATATTGACCGGAACCTGAGGAAAATCCGTTCTACCTTTGAAGAACTGCTGGACGAAAAAAAATTGGTCCAGGATAATTCTGCATACTATCTTTATGAGCAGATATATCCTAATAAGCAGATTTTCAGAGGACTTCTGGGATTGGCAAGTATTGAGGATTTCTGGAATGGAAAAATCAAAAGACATGAAAGTACCATTCCACAGAAAAAGGAAAAACTGGCTCATTACCTTGAAAAAGTAAATCTGCAGGCAGAACCTGTACTTCTTACCTACCCTGCCAACTCAAAAATTGAGTTGCTGATGAACCACGAGGAAAAAAACGTTCCCATCTTCAATCATGTAGACACCATTGGGATCAGACATAAAATCTGGAGAATAGACAACCGCTTAAAACTACAGCAGTTTAAAGAAGTGATTGACCAGATTGATTCATTTTATATTGCCGACGGACACCATAGAATTGGCTCTACAGCAATAAATGCAAAACGTCACAAAGATAAGAACAAGAGACATAACGGCACAGAACTTTACAACTTTGTATACAGTTTTATTGTTTCCAACCAATCCATTAAGATTCACGATTACAACAGAATCTTGCACGACCTGAATGGGATTTCAAAAGAAGATTTCCTAAAGCAGCTTGAAGAATATTTCCTCATCCACGAAAAAGGAGAAACATCGTATTTCCCATCTCAGAAATTCCATATTTCAATGTATTTAGATGGTAAATTCTATTCTCTTCACGTGAAGCATGATCTTCGTTCAAAGGAAATGTCATTGGATAACCTGGATCACCATTTATTAGACAAGTACATATTCAAGGGTATTTTAAAAATAGAAGATCCGGATAGCTCTGAATTAATTTCCTATGTGAAAGGTACATCTAACCTTAACGGAATTAATCTTTTAAAAGAAAAGGTAGATAACAACGAAGGCAAGGTAGGTTTCGGTATTTATCCTGTAAGTTTTAATGATATGATTAAAATTTCAGACTTAAAATTAAGTATGCCTCCAAAATGTACATTCATCGAGCCAAAATTGATTACAGCCCTGTTAATGTACGACATGAAACCTTAA
- a CDS encoding D-2-hydroxyacid dehydrogenase — MKVLANDGISKAGERALKEAGIEILDNRVAQDHVINFINDNNVGVLLVRSATKVRQDLIDACPSLKIIGRGGIGMDNIDVEYAKSKGIKIINTPTASSKSVAELVFGHFLSLARFLHESNRLMPLEGETHFNAMKKSFSNAYELSGKTLGVIGFGSIGQEVIKIGISLGMKIQVLTRSPKTEVLTLNFFDGQSVNFEITSTNDMEAFLKEADFISINTPKTNEYIIDTPQFEKMKDGVYIVNTARGGVINEVTLIDFIDSGKVAGAALDVFENEPSPELPLLMNPALSLSPHVGGNTVDAQEKIGIELAEQIIKLQKETIR, encoded by the coding sequence ATGAAAGTTTTAGCAAACGATGGAATCTCAAAAGCAGGAGAACGCGCTTTAAAAGAAGCCGGAATTGAAATTCTGGACAATAGAGTGGCCCAAGATCACGTTATTAATTTTATCAACGATAATAATGTGGGTGTTCTTCTTGTAAGAAGTGCAACAAAGGTAAGACAAGACCTGATTGATGCATGCCCAAGCCTTAAAATTATAGGACGAGGAGGCATCGGAATGGATAATATTGATGTTGAATATGCAAAAAGCAAGGGTATAAAAATAATAAATACCCCTACTGCATCTTCAAAATCTGTAGCAGAATTGGTATTTGGGCATTTTCTTTCATTGGCAAGATTCCTTCACGAATCAAACAGATTAATGCCTTTGGAGGGAGAAACCCACTTCAATGCCATGAAAAAGTCATTCAGCAATGCATATGAACTTTCAGGAAAAACATTAGGAGTAATAGGCTTTGGAAGTATTGGCCAGGAAGTCATCAAAATAGGAATTTCCCTGGGAATGAAAATTCAGGTCCTTACAAGAAGCCCAAAAACAGAAGTTCTTACGTTGAATTTCTTTGATGGACAATCTGTAAATTTTGAAATCACTTCCACCAATGATATGGAGGCATTTCTTAAAGAAGCAGACTTCATTAGCATCAATACTCCTAAAACGAACGAATACATTATAGATACTCCACAATTTGAAAAAATGAAAGATGGTGTCTATATTGTAAATACTGCAAGAGGCGGTGTGATTAATGAAGTAACACTGATTGATTTCATAGATTCAGGAAAAGTTGCAGGAGCGGCATTGGATGTTTTTGAAAATGAACCCAGCCCAGAGCTTCCTTTATTAATGAACCCAGCACTATCACTTTCTCCCCATGTAGGAGGAAATACGGTAGATGCGCAAGAGAAAATCGGTATCGAACTTGCAGAACAAATTATTAAGCTACAAAAAGAAACTATAAGATAA
- the serC gene encoding 3-phosphoserine/phosphohydroxythreonine transaminase — MNKKHNFSAGPCILPQEVFEKSAQAILDFNGIGLSLLEISHRSKDFVAVMDEARAIVKRLMNLGDDYEVLYLGSGASMQFAMVPYNLMKVGGKAAYLDTGTWAAGAIKEAKKLGTVDVVGSSKEENYSFIPKDYTVGSEYDYFHCTSNNTIYGTQMKSFPEVDTLMVCDMSSDIFSRQLDFSKFDLIYAGAQKNMGPAGVTLVVIKKEILGKTGRENMLSMLDYSQHISKESMYNTPPVFPIYASLLTLQYLEKNGGIAAAEQRNEAKAKLLYGEIDSNPLFETFCVEEDRSFMNVSFKITDESKKEEFDNAWKAAGISGLNGHRSLGGYRASLYNALPIESVQVLVDVMKSIK; from the coding sequence ATGAACAAAAAGCACAACTTCAGCGCGGGACCATGTATCTTACCACAAGAAGTATTCGAAAAATCGGCACAGGCAATCTTAGACTTTAATGGTATAGGATTATCACTTCTTGAAATTTCTCACAGAAGCAAGGATTTCGTTGCTGTAATGGACGAAGCACGTGCTATTGTAAAAAGATTAATGAATCTTGGTGATGATTATGAAGTTCTTTATTTAGGAAGCGGAGCCAGCATGCAGTTCGCAATGGTACCTTATAACCTAATGAAAGTGGGTGGAAAAGCAGCTTACCTGGACACAGGAACATGGGCAGCCGGAGCCATTAAGGAAGCAAAAAAATTAGGAACAGTAGATGTAGTAGGTTCATCAAAAGAGGAAAACTATTCTTTCATTCCTAAAGATTATACGGTGGGTTCAGAATACGATTATTTCCACTGCACCTCCAACAACACAATCTATGGTACACAGATGAAATCTTTCCCTGAAGTGGATACCCTGATGGTGTGTGATATGAGTTCAGATATTTTCTCCAGACAACTTGATTTTTCAAAATTTGATTTAATCTATGCAGGGGCACAGAAAAATATGGGACCAGCAGGCGTTACATTAGTAGTGATCAAAAAAGAAATCCTTGGGAAGACAGGAAGAGAAAACATGCTGTCTATGCTGGATTATTCTCAACATATATCTAAGGAATCCATGTACAATACTCCACCGGTATTCCCTATTTATGCTTCTTTATTAACGCTTCAATATCTTGAAAAAAATGGTGGTATTGCAGCTGCAGAACAAAGAAACGAGGCAAAAGCCAAACTTCTTTATGGTGAGATTGACAGCAATCCATTATTTGAAACATTTTGTGTAGAAGAAGACCGTTCATTCATGAATGTTTCTTTCAAAATTACAGATGAAAGCAAAAAAGAAGAATTTGACAATGCTTGGAAAGCAGCAGGAATTAGTGGACTGAACGGACACAGAAGTCTGGGAGGATACAGAGCCAGCTTATACAACGCTTTACCCATTGAAAGCGTACAGGTATTGGTAGATGTAATGAAGTCGATAAAATAA
- a CDS encoding 4Fe-4S binding protein — translation MAIKITDECINCGACEPECPNNAIYEGAVDWKASEGTALQGTITLPSGLTVDADASQEPVSDDVYFIVTDKCTECKGFHEEPQCAAVCPVDCCVPDEDHVESEEALLNKKAFLHGE, via the coding sequence ATGGCTATTAAAATAACTGATGAATGCATTAATTGTGGGGCTTGTGAACCAGAATGTCCAAATAATGCAATATATGAAGGAGCCGTAGACTGGAAAGCTTCGGAAGGTACTGCACTTCAAGGCACTATAACATTGCCATCAGGACTTACTGTAGATGCAGATGCATCACAGGAGCCTGTAAGTGATGATGTATATTTTATTGTAACAGACAAGTGTACGGAATGTAAAGGGTTCCATGAAGAACCACAGTGTGCGGCTGTATGCCCTGTAGACTGCTGTGTTCCTGATGAGGATCATGTAGAATCTGAAGAGGCTTTGCTTAACAAAAAAGCATTCTTACACGGCGAATAA
- a CDS encoding acyl-CoA reductase, which translates to MNTENQVLGLIKLSDYIKAFLAKKPDDYNEDDVNIELLLKKSEIENPWFTIDNQKFALRQWTDLLTEENIKNWLQNYSISKVSKKVGLILAGNIPLVGFHDVISVILSNHIPLIKLSSKDKTMLPFLLKKWKEFSNDAIQFEFVERLENFDAVIATGSNNTARYLEYYFKNHLSIIRKNRTSIAVLKGDETEEELQLLANDIFQYFGLGCRNVTRIFIPKDFVIDRLFESFLDFQDIIHHNKYANNYDYNRAVYLLNQDKFWDNNFVMLKEDDKLFSPLSVINFSRYESLDEVKNFIAENEEDIQCIVAKGELGLNSISFGEAQSPSLDTYADNVDTMKFLEVV; encoded by the coding sequence ATGAATACCGAAAATCAAGTTTTAGGACTTATTAAATTAAGTGATTATATAAAAGCGTTTTTAGCGAAGAAACCAGATGATTATAACGAAGATGATGTTAATATTGAATTATTATTAAAGAAGTCTGAAATAGAAAATCCATGGTTTACAATTGATAATCAGAAATTTGCTTTACGGCAATGGACTGATTTACTGACTGAAGAGAATATAAAAAACTGGCTTCAAAATTATTCAATCTCTAAAGTTTCAAAGAAAGTTGGACTTATTTTGGCGGGAAATATTCCTTTGGTAGGATTTCATGATGTGATTTCCGTGATTTTAAGTAATCATATTCCGCTTATTAAATTGTCTTCAAAAGATAAAACAATGCTTCCGTTTCTATTAAAAAAATGGAAAGAGTTTTCTAATGATGCCATCCAGTTTGAATTTGTAGAGAGATTAGAGAATTTTGATGCTGTAATTGCCACAGGAAGTAATAATACAGCAAGATATCTGGAGTATTATTTTAAAAATCATTTAAGCATTATCCGTAAAAACAGAACTTCAATTGCTGTTTTAAAAGGAGATGAAACAGAAGAAGAATTGCAACTTCTGGCTAATGATATTTTCCAATATTTTGGATTGGGATGCAGAAATGTAACAAGAATCTTTATTCCAAAGGATTTTGTTATCGATAGGTTGTTTGAGAGCTTCCTTGATTTCCAGGATATTATCCATCATAATAAATATGCAAACAACTATGATTACAACAGGGCTGTATATCTTCTGAATCAGGATAAATTCTGGGATAATAACTTTGTGATGCTGAAAGAAGATGATAAGCTGTTTAGTCCACTTTCTGTCATTAATTTCAGCAGATATGAATCTTTGGATGAAGTGAAAAACTTTATTGCTGAAAATGAAGAAGACATTCAGTGTATTGTAGCTAAGGGTGAACTTGGATTGAATTCAATTTCTTTTGGAGAAGCACAAAGCCCAAGTCTAGATACCTATGCGGATAATGTGGATACTATGAAATTTTTAGAAGTGGTCTGA
- a CDS encoding peptidylprolyl isomerase: MRKLFLSLAIVGGQLMFAQKVVGLKVDKNQKQEVPATISKEKINLYNSNLFKFLDALQSSDQKTVDELISDKVKEIVTEDILKKVKDGIDPSKKLEVLKVGYYSTMDGLNHPNIKYKYAGDASSKEVLSAIFEDNGKILGVMPIGVDQ, from the coding sequence ATGAGAAAATTATTTTTAAGTCTTGCGATTGTGGGTGGGCAGCTGATGTTTGCCCAAAAGGTTGTAGGGTTAAAGGTCGACAAAAACCAGAAGCAAGAAGTACCGGCAACAATAAGCAAGGAGAAAATAAATCTATATAACAGTAATCTATTTAAATTCCTTGATGCTTTGCAATCTTCTGACCAGAAGACTGTTGATGAGTTAATTTCCGATAAGGTAAAAGAGATTGTTACAGAAGATATCCTTAAGAAAGTTAAGGATGGTATTGATCCCAGTAAAAAGCTTGAAGTTCTAAAGGTTGGCTATTATTCAACAATGGATGGATTGAATCATCCCAATATCAAGTATAAATATGCAGGGGATGCTTCTTCAAAGGAGGTATTGAGTGCAATATTTGAAGATAACGGCAAAATTTTAGGAGTGATGCCGATTGGGGTTGATCAATAG
- a CDS encoding Bax inhibitor-1/YccA family protein, whose amino-acid sequence MMTDVLVAHSSDVEKASFYKKTYLHVALSILAFIGVETILLKTVPVEIIAMMFGQRYTWLLIIGVFWLASILASKWSLSQSKSTQYLGLGFYIVLEAIIFMPLLFIATNMAGGANVIFQAATLTVAMFAGISAVAFTSKRDFSFLRNIIVIGGFISIGLIVGGMAFGFNLGLWFSVGMVILASATILYQTSKLKDSYGTNQYVGAALQLFASIMLLFWYILNILMSKRS is encoded by the coding sequence ATGATGACAGATGTTTTAGTTGCTCATTCTTCGGATGTGGAGAAAGCGAGCTTTTACAAGAAAACCTATTTGCATGTTGCTTTGTCAATACTTGCATTTATTGGAGTTGAAACTATTTTATTGAAAACTGTACCTGTAGAGATCATTGCAATGATGTTCGGTCAGAGATATACGTGGTTATTAATCATTGGTGTGTTTTGGCTGGCTTCTATTTTGGCCTCTAAATGGTCACTTTCACAAAGTAAATCAACGCAATATTTAGGATTAGGATTTTACATTGTATTGGAAGCTATCATTTTTATGCCTTTGCTTTTTATTGCTACTAATATGGCGGGTGGAGCTAATGTGATTTTCCAGGCTGCTACTTTAACTGTGGCAATGTTTGCCGGTATTTCTGCAGTTGCATTTACTTCCAAGAGAGATTTTTCTTTTTTAAGGAATATTATTGTAATCGGAGGATTTATTTCAATCGGATTAATCGTTGGCGGGATGGCATTTGGTTTCAACTTAGGATTGTGGTTCTCTGTTGGAATGGTGATCTTGGCTTCGGCAACTATTTTATATCAAACAAGTAAGCTAAAGGATTCTTATGGAACAAATCAGTATGTAGGAGCGGCATTACAGCTTTTTGCATCTATTATGCTTTTGTTCTGGTATATTCTGAATATTTTAATGAGCAAGAGAAGTTAA
- a CDS encoding DUF6952 family protein, which translates to MKLPVIRQFYQNQTPENLEKTLEVLESFCEFRGTSEEDLNVAGELITNICGALEVHANVQNGMSEKDALNSFAQKVLGSIDK; encoded by the coding sequence ATGAAATTACCAGTAATCAGACAATTCTATCAGAATCAGACCCCTGAGAACCTTGAAAAAACATTAGAAGTTCTGGAAAGCTTCTGCGAGTTCAGAGGAACAAGTGAAGAAGACCTAAATGTTGCAGGAGAGCTTATTACAAACATTTGCGGAGCTTTGGAAGTTCATGCTAATGTACAAAACGGAATGAGCGAAAAAGACGCCCTAAACTCATTTGCACAAAAGGTTTTAGGCTCCATCGATAAATAA
- a CDS encoding thioredoxin family protein produces MYTELTEDTLQNIVNDNEKVVVQYGATWCGNCRIMKPKFKKLASENDAIPFLYVDAEKLPESRKLAKVDNLPTFAIFKNGELVNQVQSNQAESLINLFNELS; encoded by the coding sequence ATGTACACAGAATTAACAGAAGATACATTACAGAATATTGTAAATGACAACGAAAAAGTAGTTGTTCAATATGGTGCAACATGGTGCGGAAACTGCAGAATCATGAAGCCAAAATTCAAGAAATTAGCATCTGAGAATGACGCCATTCCTTTCTTATATGTAGATGCCGAAAAGCTTCCTGAAAGCAGAAAACTAGCAAAAGTAGACAACCTGCCTACATTCGCGATCTTTAAAAATGGTGAATTGGTAAACCAGGTTCAATCTAACCAGGCTGAAAGTTTAATTAACCTTTTTAACGAATTATCATAA